Proteins co-encoded in one Aspergillus flavus chromosome 2, complete sequence genomic window:
- a CDS encoding 6-phosphogluconate dehydrogenase, decarboxylating 1 (GNDA 6-Phosphogluconate dehydrogenase), with protein sequence MADQAVADFGLIGLAVMGQNLIMNVADHGFTVCAYNRTTSKVDRFLENEAKGKSIVGAHSIEEFCAKLKRPRRIMLLVMAGKPVDQFIESLLPHLEKGDIIIDGGNSHFPDSNRRTKYLAEKGIRFVGSGVSGGEEGARYGPSLMPGGNEEAWPFIKDIFQSIAAKSEGEACCDWVGDEGAGHYVKMVHNGIEYGDMQLICEAYDILKRGVGMPVNEIAEVFDKWNKGVLDSFLIEITRDVLRFNDDDGTPLVEKILDKAGQKGTGKWTAINALDLGMPVTLIGEAVFSRCLSALKDERVRASSLLPGPTPQFTGDKQAFVDDLEQALYASKIISYAQGFMLMQEAAKEYGWKLNKPSIALMWRGGCIIRSVFLKDITNAYRQNPDLENLLFDKFFNEAIAKAQNGWRNVVSKGALWGIPTPAFSTALSFYDGYRTRDLPANLLQAQRDYFGAHTFRVKPEHANETYPEGKDIHVNWTGRGGNVSASTYIA encoded by the exons ATGGCTGACCAGGCAGT TGCTGACTTCGGTTTGATCGGTTTGGCCGTCATGGGCCAGAACCTGATCATGAACGTCGCCGATCACGGTTTCACTGTTTGCGCTTACAACCGCACAACCTCCAAGGTTGACCGCTTCCTTGAAAATGAGGCCAAGG GCAAGTCCATTGTCGGTGCTCACTCCATTGAGGAGTTCTGCGCTAAGCTGAAGCGTCCCCGCCGTATCATGCTCCTGGTTATGGCTGGAAAGCCCGTCGACCAGTTCATTGAGTCTCTCCTGCCCCACCTTGAGAAGGGCGATATCATCATTGATGGTGGTAACTCCCACTTCCCCGACAGCAACCGCCGTACCAAGTACCTTGCCGAGAAGGGCATCCGCTTCGTCGGTAGCGGTGTCtctggtggtgaggagggtgCCCGTTACGGTCCCTCTCTCATGCCCGGTGGTAACGAGGAGGCCTGGCCTTTCATTAAGGATATCTTCCAGAGCATTGCCGCCAAGAGCGAAGGTGAGGCTTGCTGCGACTGGGTCGGTGATGAGGGTGCCGGCCACTACGTCAAGATGGTCCACAACGGTATCGAGTATGGTGACATGCAGCTGATCTGTGAG GCCTATGATATTCTCAAGCGTGGTGTTGGCATGCCCGTCAACGAAATCGCCGAAGTCTTCGACAAGTGGAACAAGGGTGTCTTGGACTCCTTCTTGATCGAAATCACCCGCGATGTCCTCCGCTTCAACGATGACGACGGCACTCCCCTCGTTGAGAAGATCCTTGACAAGGCCGGCCAGAAGGGAACCGGCAAGTGGACCGCCATCAACGCTCTTGACCTTGGTATGCCTGTCACCCTGATCGGTGAGGCTGTCTTCTCTCGTTGCCTCAGTGCCCTTAAGGACGAGCGTGTCCGCGCTAGCAGCCTCCTCCCAGGCCCCACTCCTCAATTCACCGGTGACAAGCAGGCTTTCGTCGATGATCTGGAGCAGGCCCTTTATGCTTCTAAGATCATCTCCTATGCCCAGGGCTTCATGCTCATGCAGGAG GCTGCCAAGGAGTACGGCTGGAAGCTTAACAAGCCTTCCATCGCCCTTATGTGGCGTGGTGGCTGCATCATCCGCTCTGTCTTCCTGAAGGACATCACCAACGCCTACCGCCAGAACCCCGACCTTGAGAACCTCCTCTTCGACAAGTTCTTCAACGAAGCCATCGCCAAGGCCCAGAACGGCTGGAGAAACGTTGTCAGCAAGGGTGCTCTCTGGGGTATCCCTACTCCCGCTTTCAGCACTGCTCTCAGCTTCTACGACGGATACCGCACTCGGGACCTCCCCGCCAACCTGCTGCAGGCTCAGCGTGACTACTTCGGTGCCCACACCTTCCGCGTCAAGCCCGAGCACGCCAACGAGACCTACCCTGAGGGCAAGGACATCCACGTCAACTGGACTGGACGTGGTGGTAATGTGTCCGCCTCTACCTACATTGCTTAA
- a CDS encoding anticodon-binding domain-containing protein, producing MAEKKRHGAGVRASSQGASGATGQGMAGAMVPLEVALSGAIGARVRITTAPVSTTIEGTLFTACPITNLVAINTAADTKQTAGDYRIIPISRIQSLQLLSLAPSSNSAEGPSFADAVPPVHALDIRALKAREANAVGKLQEGEAKRGKGVTREAQDIFDAFSRTMPTRWDGPSIIVADAVSIAAPYRVDDCQPLVAGDTAALARVRKVLEMERKKIELRNASATIGTANAFSRSASAKASTNPNPSPGPGAAGPRKGG from the exons ATGGCAGAAAAAAAGCGTCACGGTGCCGGAGTTAGAGCGTCATCGCAAGGAGCTTCTGGTGCCACAGGTCAGGGAATGGCCGGAGCTATGGTTCCTTTGGAGGTCGCTTTGAGCGGCGCAATCGGCGCACG CGTTCGCATCACTACCGCCCCGGTCTCCACGACAATCGAGGGAACTTTGTTTACAGCATGCCCAATCACAAACCTTGTTGCTATTAACACTGCCGCCGACACTAAGCAGACCGCAGGCGATTATCGTATCATCCCGATCTCGCGTATACAGTCCCTCCAACTTCTCTCACTGGCACCATCATCCAACAGCGCGGAAGGACCTTCTTTTGCTGATGCAGTGCCACCTGTCCATGCGCTCGATATTCGGGCTCTGAAGGCTCGGGAGGCCAATGCAGTTGGTAAACTGCAAGAGGGTGAGGCGAAGCGTGGCAAGGGAGTTACTCGCGAAGCCCAGGATATCTTCGATGCATTTAGCCGCACAATGCCCACAAGATGGGATGGACCAAGCATAATCGTGGCCGACGCAGTGTCAATCGCCGCGCCGTACCGTGTAGACGACTGTCAGCCCTTGGTGGCTGGTGACACAGCTGCTCTTGCTAGAGTGCGCAAGGTG CTTGAAATGGAACGTAAGAAGATCGAGCTGCGTAACGCTAGTGCGACAATTGGTACAGCCAATGCTTTCTCGCGGTCGGCTTCCGCAAAAGCCTCTACCAACCCGAACCCGTCTCCAGGACCCGGAGCTGCTGGACCAAGGAAGGGTGGTTGA
- a CDS encoding triose-phosphate transporter family-domain-containing protein — translation MDDPGSSGKGPKKSKIKLGDPNLCNPRSNRRGFPEDERSKSTMPKKTLKDHSRMGLSPSGNHHRRRSSVLTATGGPSQVGPAEQRDDNPRTNADPVNYKREEQKAAEDADVSDLSSIAESSEDDLQDDEETGLTAKQRRQRRRRRKQRRQLDARIAGVKGSQSDVFSVGLADRNVMRRLLVNAGLILMWYFFSLAISIYNKWMFSEDDVVFPFPLFTTSLHMLVQFSLSSFILYMIPSLRPRAPSSSPSGSPMRQQDGSENSVVSKVFYFTRLVPCGAATSLDIGLGNMSLKFISLTFLTMCKSSALAFVLLFAFLFRLETPSAKLIVIIATMTIGVVMMVAGETAFNVVGFLLVIASAFFSGFRWGLTQILLLRHPATANPFSTLFFLTPVMFISLITIALAVEGPSQIVTGFVALSDVHGGMFATFLLIFPGILAFCMISSEFALLKRSSVVTLSICGIFKEVVTISAAGVVFHDQLTLINIVGLVITISSIGSYNYMKISKMRAEARKGTWEPEPDSDSETEDSDPSRGREGYHRVANPETSFESFWRSEIISCREAVTGINADSDAGMILLWDHGEEIAEFSKLAADCSSVAAHRLKNRRDC, via the exons ATGGACGACCCCGGATCGTCCGGAAAGGGACCCAAAAAGAGCAAAATTAAATTAGGGGACCCAAATCTCTGCAACCCCCGCTCCAACAGACGAGGATTCCCGGAAGATGAGAGGTCCAAGAGCACGATGCCAAAGAAGACCCTGAAGGAT CATTCCAGGATGGGTCTATCTCCCTCGGGAAATCACCATCGCCGGCGGAGCTCAGTGCTCACGGCTACCGGGGGCCCTTCACAGGTAGGCCCGGCCGAGCAGAGGGACGATAACCCAAGAACCAATGCCGACCCTGTCAACTATAAACgggaagaacagaaagccGCCGAGGACGCAGATGTGTCCGACCTCTCGTCGATCGCCGAGAGCTCCGAGGACGACCTccaagatgatgaagagaccGGTCTTACCGCAAAACAGAGACGCCAGCGACGGCGGCGAAGAAAGCAACGGAGACAGTTGGATGCTCGGATCGCCGGGGTCAAGGGTTCCCAGAGTGATGTGTTCTCGGTTGGATTGGCGGATCGAAAcgtgatgaggaggctgtTGGTCAACGCAGGGTTGATTCTGATGTGGTACTTCTTTTCGTTGGCGATATCAATC TACAATAAGTGGATGTTttccgaggatgatgtcgtctttccctttccgcTATTTACCACCAGTCTACACATGCTTGTCCAGTTCTCACTATCATCCTTCATCTTATATATGATTCCTTCGCTGCGCCCGCGGGCGCCTTCGTCATCACCGTCCGGATCACCTATGAGGCAGCAAGATGGGTCCGAGAATAGTGTCGTATCCAAAGTATTCTATTTCACACGTCTCGTTCCTTGCGGTGCAGCAACTTCCCTTGACATTGGCCTGGGCAATATGTCGCTAAAATTCATCTCTCTCACGTTCCTTACCATGTGTAAATCATCTGCTCTCGCATTCGTCCTACTatttgctttcctcttccgcCTAGAAACCCCGTCAGCCAAGTTGATCGTCATCATTGCTACAATGACTATCGGTGTCGTCATGATGGTCGCAGGTGAGACTGCTTTCAACGTTGTTGGCTTCCTGCTCGTCATCGCATCCGCTTTCTTCTCGGGCTTCCGATGGGGCTTGACACAGATACTCTTGCTGCGGCATCCAGCTACGGCTAACCCTTTCTCTACCCTCTTTTTCCTTACTCCCGTCATGTTTATCTCCTTAATCACTATCGCGCTGGCCGTGGAAGGCCCATCTCAGATTGTTACGGGATTCGTCGCTCTCAGCGACGTCCATGGTGGCATGTTTGCGACCTTTCTCCTCATATTCCCGGGTATCTTGGCGTTTTGTATGATCTCTTCCGAGTTTGCACTTCTCAAGCGTTCATCTGTCGTCACATTGAGCATCTGTGGTATCTTCAAAGAAGTGGTCACGATAAGCGCGGCAGGTGTGGTGTTCCATGACCAGCTCACACTCATAAATATTGTGGGTCTGGTAATTACCATCAGCAGCATTGGTTCCTACAATTATATGAAGATCTCCAAGATGCGTGCTGAAGCTCGGAAGGGCACGTGGGAGCCCGAGCCAGATTCGGACTCGGAGACAGAAGACTCCGATCCCTCCCGAGGTCGCGAAGGATATCACCGCGTTGCGAATCCGGAAACAA GCTTTGAATCCTTCTGGCGAAGCGAGATCATATCCTGCCGCGAAGCTGTGACAGGTATCAATGCAGATTCCGATGCGGGGATGATACTCTTGTGGGATCATGGCGAGGAGATCGCGGAATTCAGTAAGCTTGCCGCCGATTGTAGTTCCGTGGCCGCACATCGTCTCAAGAACAGGCGTGACTGTTGA